The nucleotide sequence CTATCCAAAAAATATCAGACATTTTTTGTAGTTGTTGCAACATTTCATGATCATACGAAGGGTTTGTTTTTTGTTCTAAAGCGTGTTCAAAAGCTTGCTTGTTTAGGTAAATGGTTGCTTTAGGAAAATTTGCAACCCATTCTTTTTCCGTATTAAAATATCCCAAACCGCCCACATGGTCTTTGTGAAAATGAGAAATCAAAATTTTAGTGATATGACCTGGATGCACTCCATGCGTTGCTAATTGTTTTAAAATGGCGGGTTGGTTATCTTCTAAAAAATCCAACCCGGCATCTAACAATATACAATCGTTTAAGGTGGTAATTAAAAAAGGTTGAACAGCCAGTTTTATTCCCTTTGACACATCGTTCGGATCTAACAGGTTGAATTTTTTATTCTTGACAATTTTAAAATTCCCTTGTTTAATTACTTTAAGTTCCATTCTTTATTGTTTTATAGCTATTAAGCAAATAATTCGTAAATGCTGTCGGGTGTAAAACTTTTCTCAGGTGCATAAATCACCCAATCGGTTAAATGTTTTAAAGGAAGGGTTAACACATCGTTTTGATTGTATTTTTCAATTTGGTACGGCTGGTTGAGCAAAGTTACC is from Paenimyroides aestuarii and encodes:
- a CDS encoding MBL fold metallo-hydrolase; this translates as MELKVIKQGNFKIVKNKKFNLLDPNDVSKGIKLAVQPFLITTLNDCILLDAGLDFLEDNQPAILKQLATHGVHPGHITKILISHFHKDHVGGLGYFNTEKEWVANFPKATIYLNKQAFEHALEQKTNPSYDHEMLQQLQKMSDIFWIDTAEGWLTPEIGFLVTNAHDVFHQVFWITDKTTTFFYGADDLPTTAYLKRAIAYKTDYNGEKAMKLRKIWKEKAKAEKWHILLYHDLKNPVLQF